A window from Littorina saxatilis isolate snail1 linkage group LG9, US_GU_Lsax_2.0, whole genome shotgun sequence encodes these proteins:
- the LOC138976266 gene encoding tripartite motif-containing protein 59-like, producing the protein MAIGGNDAESAICAVCWEIYRDPRFLPCHHTFCAQCITGVANRHTGGTFPCPSCREPTSLPTGGVTALQANFYIKKQSESNKEMCKIHKKKELEFYCVRCQEAICINCKMTKHEQHQTEDLHTAIQQKHKNLLTDKSRLQKAEEDLRERLKTTRAERQAVLDKKAAVKKNIRDRHAVMVAAADKFRDEALDSLRSVSTDIESGMDQILKQQEGDLEKLLDIQRQIERARNSVRASDVISVVQEMKTGRGSEQAVNKLTSQGLKTVCRPVLHFKVTGDVILQKIRDFMGTVTKMEMELAAPEVRVVKRFPCGQEADIEVFSLCHVDSDPPSVRVSYERRQLKEDAPVELYSEDGEYKKNDGEVGKVSYKRYAKGNNMRPGFRAGYIDTYCKSLNTAHFRMNNNLSGKAEVDIVTVSIDPFKAEHKTQFNINVGAHRAFDVDDTEQFFVVVEEPQLPDVWRKVKLYRRPGADAISTYSPPAHLPCCQPSDVCFYRLGGQHVLLVTDEENDAIHVVDVSGGCLRFVRYLAPGCPWLIQPTAITVDVSARLWLACRGGTIICMEPVDK; encoded by the coding sequence ATGGCTATTGGTGGCAACGACGCTGAGTCTGCAATATGTGCTGTGTGCTGGGAAATCTACCGTGACCCAAGGTTCCTGCCGTGCCATCACACGTTCTGTGCCCAGTGTATCACTGGCGTCGCTAACCGTCACACGGGGGGTACCTTCCCCTGTCCCTCCTGTCGCGAGCCCACCTCTCTGCCCACAGGGGGAGTGACCGCCCTGCAGGCCAACTTTTACATCAAGAAACAGTCAGAGAGTAATAAGGAGATGTGTAAAATCcacaagaagaaagagctgGAGTTTTACTGTGTCAGGTGTCAAGAGGCCATCTGTATCAACTGTAAGATGACCAAACACGAGCAGCACCAGACAGAAGACCTTCACACAGCCATccaacagaaacacaaaaatctACTCACTGACAAGTCTCGCCTGCAGAAAGCAGAGGAAGATCTCAGGGAAAGACTGAAGACAACGAGAGCAGAGCGGCAGGCCGTGCTGGACAAGAAGGCGGCAGTGAAGAAAAACATACGTGACCGCCACGCCGTCATGGTGGCCGCTGCCGACAAGTTTAGAGATGAGGCCCTGGACTCGCTTCGTTCTGTCAGCACAGACATTGAAAGCGGCATGGACCAGATCCTGAAACAGCAAGAAGGTGACCTGGAGAAACTCCTGGACATTCAGCGACAAATTGAACGTGCCCGTAACAGCGTGAGAGCGAGTGACGTCATCTCTGTTGTCCAGGAGATGAAGACAGGACGCGGCAGTGAGCAAGCTGTCAACAAGCTGACGTCACAGGGGCTGAAAACTGTCTGTCGTCCCGTCCTCCACTTCAAGGTCACGGGTGACGTCATCCTGCAGAAGATACGTGACTTCATGGGCACGGTGACTAAGATGGAGATGGAACTTGCAGCGCCTGAAGTGAGGGTGGTGAAGCGGTTCCCGTGTGGGCAGGAGGCTGACATTGAGGTCTTTTCTCTCTGTCATGTTGATAGTGACCCACCTAGTGTGAGGGTGTCGTATGAACGGCGCCAATTGAAAGAAGACGCTCCCGTGGAACTTTACAGTGAGGATGGGGAATACAAGAAAAACGATGGTGAGGTCGGTAAAGTTTCATACAAAAGATATGCCAAAGGAAACAATATGAGACCAGGCTTTCGGGCAGGCTACATAGACACATACTGCAAATCACTGAACACAGCACACTTCAGAATGAACAACAATTTGTCAGGAAAGGCAGAGGTCGACATTGTCACGGTATCTATAGACCCATTCAAGGCAGAACACAAAACACAGTTCAACATCAACGTGGGAGCCCATCGTGCATTCGACGTGGACGACACGGAGCAGTTCTTCGTGGTGGTGGAAGAGCCCCAGCTCCCCGACGTGTGGCGCAAAGTGAAACTGTACCGACGACCGGGAGCGGACGCCATCAGCACCTACAGCCCTCCTGCACATCTCCCTTGCTGCCAGCCGTCCGACGTGTGTTTCTACAGGCTGGGCGGTCAGCACGTGCTGCTGGTGACAGATGAAGAGAACGACGCCATTCACGTGGTGGATGTGAGCGGTGGGTGTCTGAGGTTTGTGCGCTACCTGGCCCCGGGCTGTCCCTGGCTGATCCAACCCACCGCCATCACTGTGGATGTCTCTGCTCGCTTGTGGCTGGCCTGCAGGGGTGGTACCATCATCTGTATGGAGCCCGTTGATAAGTGA
- the LOC138976929 gene encoding tripartite motif-containing protein 3-like, which translates to MATGGNDAESVTCAVCLEIYRDPKFLPCHHTFCAQCITGVANRHTGGTFPCPSCREPASLPKGGVAALQANFYLKKQSENSKEMCKIHTQRELEFYCVRCQEAICINCKMTKHEQHQTEDLHTAIQQKHKELLTDKSRLQKAVRYVTRRVKTTRVEQQAVLDKKAAVEKNIRDRHAVMVAAADKFRDEALDSLRSVSTDIDSDIAQILEQQEGDMEKLLDIQRQVERACNSGRASDVITAVREMKRGSKQAVKKLTSQGLKTVCRPVLHFKITGDVMLQKTRDFMGTVTKMEMEVAAPEVRVVKRFPCGQEAGIEVFSLCHVDKDPPGVWVSYERCQLKKDAPVKLYSEDGQYKQSMYDSVNLHSTDLPKESLCAVSLGQAAMTHSANH; encoded by the coding sequence ATGGCTACTGGAGGCAACGACGCGGAGTCTGTAACGTGTGCTGTGTGTTTGGAAATCTACCGTGACCCTAAGTTCCTGCCGTGTCATCACACGTTCTGTGCCCAGTGTATCACTGGCGTCGCTAACCGTCACACGGGGGGTACCTTCCCCTGTCCCTCCTGTCGCGAGCCCGCCTCTTTGCCCAAAGGGGGAGTGGCCGCCCTGCAGGCCAACTTTTACCTCAAGAAACAGTCAGAGAACAGCAAGGAGATGTGTAAAATccacacacagagagagctGGAGTTTTACTGTGTCAGGTGCCAAGAGGCCATCTGTATCAACTGCAAGATGACCAAACACGAGCAGCACCAGACAGAAGACCTTCACACAGCCATCCAGCAGAAACACAAAGAACTACTCACTGACAAGTCTCGCCTGCAGAAAGCCGTGAGATATGTCACGAGAAGAGTGAAGACAACGCGAGTAGAGCAGCAGGCCGTGCTGGACAAGAAGGCGGCAGTGGAGAAAAACATACGTGACCGCCACGCCGTCATGGTGGCCGCTGCCGACAAGTTTAGAGATGAGGCCCTGGACTCGCTTCGTTCTGTCAGCACAGACATTGACAGCGACATTGCCCAGATCCTGGAACAGCAAGAAGGCGACATGGAGAAGCTCCTGGACATTCAGCGACAAGTTGAACGAGCCTGTAACAGCGGGAGAgcgagtgacgtcatcactgCTGTCCGAGAGATGAAGCGCGGCAGTAAGCAAGCTGTCAAGAAGCTGACGTCACAGGGGTTGAAAACCGTCTGTCGTCCCGTCCTCCATTTCAAGATCACAGGTGACGTAATGCTGCAGAAGACACGTGACTTCATGGGCACGGTGACCAAGATGGAGATGGAGGTTGCAGCGCCTGAAGTGAGGGTGGTGAAGCGGTTCCCGTGTGGGCAGGAGGCTGGCATTGAGGTCTTTTCTCTCTGTCATGTTGATAAAGATCCGCCTGGTGTGTGGGTGTCGTATGAACGGTGCCAGTTGAAAAAAGACGCTCCCGTGAAGCTTTACAGTGAGGACGGGCAATACAAGCAAAGTATGTACGACTCGGTAAATTTACATTCAACAGATCTGCCAAAGGAAAGTCTATGTGCAGTAAGCCTCGGGCAGGCTGCAATGACACATTCTGCAAATCACTGA